A genomic segment from Thiomicrorhabdus aquaedulcis encodes:
- a CDS encoding EAL and HDOD domain-containing protein has product MQHHLLLNQQPILNAQKQLYAYQLTLEKMPGIELNAEQWENELTALCDSLRNHIGLESLGSGKPVFYRAPAAFLRLALLPKVADLNHLMVEIGLEVLKDTVTLNALKEMMQAGVKIAVANYLPTAEHDKLLSIAKTVKINAAQINPVQASYIITKLKDKGVNAVISGLEEEDAFVDYLAAGADYFQGYFFTNPIVSAQKQIASNQLAMLKLLAEVNNPEASFENIVAIVGSDVGLTHKLLAAINHPSNGLAKVIETLKDAVTFMGLKRLKFWVNMMMLSEIDDVPMALLTTALVRAKFLETMAEVSGVGAQKERYFMVGLFSTLNAFLKAPMADIVDHLPLSAEIKLALLQQTASAGGVMGGHLPWCARLNRVIPSFLCAAIRAWTLCKFLVRI; this is encoded by the coding sequence ATGCAACATCATCTATTGTTAAATCAACAACCTATTTTAAATGCACAAAAACAGCTGTACGCCTATCAGTTAACCCTTGAAAAAATGCCTGGGATTGAACTTAATGCCGAGCAATGGGAAAACGAGCTCACTGCTTTGTGCGACAGTTTACGTAATCACATTGGGCTGGAAAGCTTAGGGTCGGGTAAGCCGGTATTTTATCGCGCGCCAGCCGCATTTTTAAGATTGGCGTTGTTGCCAAAAGTGGCCGATTTAAATCATTTAATGGTAGAAATAGGGTTAGAGGTGTTAAAAGACACCGTTACTTTAAACGCCCTAAAAGAGATGATGCAAGCAGGTGTAAAGATTGCTGTAGCCAATTACCTACCCACCGCTGAACATGACAAACTTTTGAGCATTGCTAAAACCGTTAAGATAAACGCCGCCCAAATTAATCCCGTACAAGCGTCTTACATAATAACCAAGCTTAAGGATAAAGGGGTAAACGCAGTAATAAGTGGGCTTGAAGAAGAAGACGCTTTTGTGGATTACTTAGCCGCCGGTGCTGATTATTTTCAAGGTTACTTTTTTACCAATCCCATTGTTTCAGCGCAAAAACAAATTGCCAGCAATCAATTAGCCATGCTTAAGTTATTGGCAGAGGTTAATAATCCCGAGGCCAGTTTTGAAAATATTGTGGCCATTGTAGGCTCTGATGTAGGGTTAACTCATAAACTCTTAGCGGCCATTAATCACCCCAGTAATGGCCTAGCCAAAGTGATTGAAACCCTAAAAGATGCGGTCACTTTTATGGGATTAAAACGCTTAAAGTTTTGGGTGAATATGATGATGCTCTCCGAGATTGACGATGTTCCGATGGCATTGTTAACCACGGCGTTGGTGCGCGCCAAGTTTTTAGAAACCATGGCCGAGGTATCGGGTGTCGGTGCACAAAAAGAGCGTTATTTTATGGTGGGATTGTTTTCAACCTTAAACGCTTTTTTAAAAGCGCCTATGGCCGATATTGTGGATCATTTGCCCTTGTCGGCTGAAATTAAATTGGCATTGTTACAGCAAACGGCCAGCGCAGGTGGGGTAATGGGGGGGCACTTGCCGTGGTGCGCGCGTTTGAACAGGGTAATACCCAGTTTTTTATGCGCGGCTATCAGGGCATGGACGTTATGCAAATTTCTAGTGCGTATATGA
- the htpX gene encoding protease HtpX, with amino-acid sequence MKRIGLFLLTNIAVIAVAMLVMNLLGVGNYMEGTSLNLGNLFMFALIFGFAGSFVSLAMSKWMAKMSTGAKVIEQPRNADETWLLETVARQAAKAGIKTPEVAIYDSPEPNAFATGMTKNKSLVAVSTGLLRSMRQNEVEAVLGHEVAHIANGDMVTMALLQGVVNTFVIFFAKIVAYVVDRVILKNQEEGHSWTFIIVDMVAQIFFGILASMITMWFSRKREFHADNGGAYLAGKENMIAALKRLQTMQPGVLPDQMAAFGISAGGSKFGALFMSHPPLEERIAALEATPQSALKVA; translated from the coding sequence ATGAAGCGTATAGGTTTATTTTTACTGACGAACATCGCGGTGATAGCCGTTGCCATGTTAGTCATGAATTTGTTAGGCGTAGGCAATTACATGGAAGGTACCAGTTTAAATCTGGGTAACTTGTTTATGTTTGCCTTAATTTTTGGTTTTGCTGGGTCGTTTGTGTCGTTAGCCATGTCAAAGTGGATGGCCAAAATGAGCACTGGCGCCAAAGTGATTGAACAACCACGCAATGCCGATGAAACCTGGTTGCTTGAAACGGTAGCGCGTCAAGCCGCTAAAGCCGGCATTAAAACCCCAGAAGTGGCTATTTATGACTCACCAGAGCCCAATGCGTTTGCAACCGGCATGACTAAAAACAAATCGCTGGTGGCGGTGTCTACCGGTTTATTACGCAGCATGCGTCAAAACGAAGTAGAAGCGGTATTGGGTCACGAAGTAGCCCATATTGCCAATGGCGACATGGTAACCATGGCGTTGTTGCAAGGCGTTGTGAACACCTTTGTAATCTTCTTTGCCAAAATAGTGGCGTACGTGGTGGATCGCGTGATTTTGAAAAACCAAGAAGAAGGCCACAGTTGGACGTTTATTATTGTTGATATGGTTGCGCAAATTTTCTTTGGTATTTTGGCCAGCATGATTACCATGTGGTTCTCACGCAAACGTGAGTTTCATGCCGACAACGGCGGGGCGTATTTAGCCGGCAAAGAAAACATGATTGCCGCGTTAAAGCGTTTGCAAACCATGCAACCAGGTGTGTTGCCTGATCAAATGGCGGCATTTGGTATTTCGGCTGGTGGCAGTAAATTTGGTGCGTTGTTTATGTCGCATCCGCCATTAGAAGAACGTATTGCGGCGTTAGAAGCCACACCACAAAGTGCGTTAAAAGTAGCTTAA
- a CDS encoding YraN family protein, which yields MFNFLALGLAKEQQAKQWLNQQGIHIIAQNYRCKGGEIDLIGEHHTAHGHARLTFFEVKYRKNALHGHPAEFVTRTKQQRIIKCAQLFLLKHPQYTQHQMQFDVLTFLDQQTQPLWIQNAFSAF from the coding sequence GTGTTTAACTTTTTAGCCCTAGGGCTTGCTAAAGAACAGCAAGCCAAACAATGGTTAAACCAGCAAGGTATTCATATCATCGCCCAAAACTACCGCTGTAAAGGCGGTGAAATTGATTTAATTGGCGAACATCACACAGCACATGGCCATGCACGACTCACGTTTTTTGAGGTCAAATACCGTAAAAATGCCTTACATGGCCATCCGGCCGAGTTTGTTACCCGCACAAAACAACAACGCATTATCAAATGCGCACAACTGTTTCTACTCAAACACCCTCAATACACTCAACACCAAATGCAATTTGATGTACTCACCTTTTTAGACCAACAAACCCAACCGCTGTGGATTCAAAACGCGTTTAGTGCTTTTTAA
- a CDS encoding penicillin-binding protein activator translates to MNFITPLIRLKHLIHLLLGVVILHLSGCASPPVPRDQQDSRAPETISALPLPQSKPVSISQLTGQMKQAQKQKDWPKYIELNTQTWHLATPQQQADIEQQMWRVLSSIPPQSVDKLAQNSKEHVMAWGVLIKAMQGDNPKNNLPKVRQQFLNAIYVHNLYGHLMALLTPQKDLDHIAVFLPLEGKFQPISEQIRNGITKAQQASGDNTRIEFYDSSNINQIDSLYRQAKQAGAQRIIGPLTKEAVTKMLTFNDPSIIALNHIGQAPFTQFNFKAANEAQQIIEQLNQKGVKRIAILTSDRAAQTKLANEIKQAWLSDAQHHVTLQVYTDNQPKLNDVLGEFIQQADSKNRADTLRNTIGRSVEFFPRTRQDLEAIILLDDASRAASILPMFAYYELKVPVYGGINLAPQNFANPEAHPDLKGVHFLTAPAAINRQNLTSAFEAYGWDAYMVANHLSKMQLGEQLNQGQTGWLRLKNNEVSQRLIWATYNSAGQIEALVTQ, encoded by the coding sequence ATGAATTTCATCACCCCACTTATTCGTTTAAAACACCTTATCCACCTGCTTTTAGGCGTGGTCATCCTGCATCTAAGCGGCTGTGCATCGCCGCCGGTTCCACGTGACCAACAAGACAGTCGGGCACCCGAAACCATTAGCGCTCTTCCCCTGCCCCAAAGCAAGCCCGTAAGCATTAGCCAGCTAACCGGCCAAATGAAACAGGCGCAAAAACAAAAAGATTGGCCCAAATATATTGAGCTAAACACCCAAACTTGGCACTTAGCCACACCCCAACAACAAGCCGACATAGAACAGCAAATGTGGCGTGTGCTTAGCTCAATACCACCCCAAAGTGTCGATAAACTCGCTCAAAACAGCAAAGAGCACGTTATGGCATGGGGCGTTTTAATTAAAGCCATGCAAGGCGACAATCCCAAAAACAACTTGCCTAAAGTGCGCCAACAGTTTTTAAACGCCATTTATGTGCATAATTTGTACGGCCATTTAATGGCGCTGTTAACCCCACAAAAAGACTTAGACCACATCGCTGTTTTTTTACCCCTTGAAGGAAAGTTTCAACCGATTAGTGAGCAAATTCGCAACGGGATTACCAAAGCTCAACAAGCTTCAGGTGACAATACGCGTATTGAGTTTTATGACTCCTCAAACATCAATCAAATAGACTCTTTATACCGTCAAGCCAAACAGGCTGGAGCACAACGCATTATTGGACCGTTAACCAAGGAAGCGGTCACTAAAATGTTAACGTTTAACGACCCCAGCATCATTGCCCTTAACCACATTGGGCAAGCACCGTTTACTCAATTTAACTTTAAAGCCGCTAATGAAGCCCAGCAGATTATTGAACAACTCAACCAAAAGGGTGTAAAACGCATTGCCATATTAACCAGTGACCGCGCGGCACAAACCAAATTGGCCAATGAAATTAAACAGGCCTGGTTAAGCGATGCGCAACATCATGTCACGTTGCAAGTTTACACAGACAACCAACCCAAGCTTAACGATGTTTTAGGTGAGTTTATTCAGCAAGCCGACAGTAAAAATCGTGCCGACACATTACGCAATACCATTGGCCGTTCAGTTGAATTTTTTCCGCGCACGCGTCAAGACTTAGAAGCCATTATATTATTGGACGACGCATCCCGTGCCGCCAGCATATTGCCAATGTTTGCATACTACGAACTTAAAGTTCCGGTGTACGGCGGCATTAACTTAGCACCGCAAAACTTTGCTAACCCAGAAGCGCACCCCGATTTAAAAGGCGTACATTTTTTAACAGCACCTGCGGCCATCAACCGTCAAAACTTAACCAGCGCATTTGAAGCCTACGGCTGGGATGCCTATATGGTGGCCAACCACCTGTCCAAAATGCAGCTAGGAGAGCAGCTTAACCAAGGTCAAACAGGCTGGTTGCGCCTAAAAAACAATGAGGTTAGCCAGCGCTTAATTTGGGCGACCTACAACAGCGCCGGGCAAATTGAAGCACTGGTAACACAGTGA
- the rsmI gene encoding 16S rRNA (cytidine(1402)-2'-O)-methyltransferase: MTEFLPQPQPQPEAEQSLRFVQDSFIDASVTGTLFIVATPIGNLNDISTRAIETLQKVHWIAAEDTRHSKSLLNALGVSTPMLSLHDHNEQFRAEQLLTRLLAGENGALISDAGTPLINDPGFHLVKLLRQQKIKVVPIPGASAVITALCAAGLPTNRFSYEGFLPAKSAKRLDVLSALQNDTRTLVFYESPHRVLDSLAAMREAFGAARQMVSAREMTKQFEQFVSGTVDEVLNYYNEHPDKVRGEFVLMVMGAVAQDAPEVTEQDGLINLMLQQALPVKQITDIVSQYSGLKKKAVYNRVLQLKELI; encoded by the coding sequence ATGACTGAATTTTTACCCCAACCCCAACCCCAACCCGAAGCTGAGCAGTCTTTGCGCTTTGTTCAAGATAGTTTTATCGATGCGAGCGTGACAGGCACCTTGTTTATAGTGGCCACGCCCATTGGAAATTTAAACGACATTAGTACACGTGCGATTGAGACTTTGCAAAAAGTGCATTGGATTGCGGCTGAAGACACACGGCACAGTAAATCTCTGTTAAACGCATTGGGGGTTTCTACGCCCATGTTGAGTTTGCACGACCACAATGAGCAATTTCGTGCCGAACAGTTGCTAACACGTTTATTGGCCGGTGAAAATGGCGCGTTAATTTCAGACGCCGGCACCCCTCTTATTAACGACCCTGGGTTTCATTTGGTTAAGTTGCTGCGCCAACAGAAAATTAAAGTGGTGCCTATTCCCGGTGCCAGTGCGGTGATTACTGCCTTGTGCGCCGCAGGCTTGCCCACCAATCGCTTTAGTTATGAAGGGTTTTTACCCGCCAAATCGGCCAAGCGGTTGGATGTTTTAAGCGCTTTGCAAAACGACACGCGCACCTTGGTGTTTTACGAGTCGCCGCATAGAGTGTTGGATAGCTTAGCGGCCATGCGTGAGGCTTTTGGTGCGGCGCGTCAAATGGTGTCAGCGCGTGAAATGACCAAACAGTTTGAGCAGTTTGTTTCGGGCACGGTGGATGAAGTGTTGAATTACTATAATGAACACCCCGACAAAGTGCGTGGCGAATTTGTGCTGATGGTCATGGGGGCGGTGGCACAAGACGCACCAGAAGTAACCGAACAAGATGGTTTAATTAACCTAATGTTACAGCAAGCGTTGCCAGTTAAACAAATTACCGACATTGTGTCGCAATACAGTGGGCTCAAGAAAAAAGCGGTGTATAACCGGGTTTTGCAGTTAAAAGAGTTGATTTAG
- a CDS encoding pirin family protein, with protein MTLALKPDAQQNAQQNAQQNAQQNAQQNAQQNTTSNTKPTQPTQPRHIQAIYSGLATSDGDGVKLSRLIGQPDLPDLDPFLMFDAFGTDRPQDYIGGFPPHPHRGFETVTYLLAGRMRHHDNAGNQGVIEPGGIQWMTAGRGIIHSEMPEQQDGLLMGFQLWVNLPSHLKMQAPRYQEFAPDAVPLETWDNGTTLKVVAGQTQQGTQGVIDNPIIHPTYLDVNLNAGTPLTQSLSATANAFIYVHQGRIEVGEVSEVRKPGALNTINAQQLAVLSAGNLVTISSQSANARFLLISGEPLNQPVVKGGPFVMNTAEEIKQAFEDYRANRF; from the coding sequence ATGACCCTCGCCCTAAAACCGGATGCACAACAAAATGCACAACAAAATGCACAACAAAATGCACAACAAAATGCACAACAAAATGCACAACAAAATACAACCTCCAATACAAAGCCAACGCAGCCAACTCAGCCACGGCATATTCAAGCCATTTACTCAGGCCTGGCTACCTCGGACGGCGATGGCGTAAAATTATCACGGTTAATTGGCCAGCCAGACCTACCCGATTTAGACCCTTTTTTAATGTTTGATGCGTTTGGAACCGATCGCCCGCAAGATTACATTGGTGGCTTTCCGCCCCACCCACACCGTGGGTTTGAAACCGTAACCTATTTACTGGCCGGCCGCATGCGCCATCACGACAACGCGGGCAATCAAGGCGTGATCGAACCCGGTGGTATTCAGTGGATGACCGCCGGTCGCGGCATTATTCACTCCGAAATGCCCGAACAACAAGATGGCTTATTAATGGGATTTCAATTGTGGGTAAACTTGCCCAGCCACCTTAAAATGCAAGCGCCGCGCTACCAAGAGTTTGCACCGGATGCTGTGCCGTTAGAAACCTGGGACAATGGCACAACCCTTAAAGTCGTGGCCGGACAAACCCAACAAGGCACGCAAGGGGTTATTGACAACCCCATTATTCACCCCACGTATTTGGACGTTAACCTTAACGCAGGCACACCGCTTACTCAGTCGCTGAGTGCAACGGCCAATGCTTTTATTTATGTGCATCAAGGCCGTATCGAAGTGGGTGAGGTGAGTGAGGTGCGTAAACCCGGCGCACTCAACACCATTAACGCACAGCAATTGGCGGTGCTCAGTGCGGGCAACCTTGTCACCATCAGCAGCCAGAGCGCCAACGCGCGGTTTTTATTGATAAGCGGTGAGCCGCTGAACCAACCCGTGGTAAAAGGCGGACCGTTTGTGATGAACACAGCTGAAGAAATTAAGCAGGCCTTTGAAGATTACCGCGCAAATCGGTTTTAA
- a CDS encoding LysR family transcriptional regulator produces MGLFEEFEVFIRVVEAGGVGKAAEQMNLAKSVVSRRLADLEVRAQTKLIQRTTRKSSLTEAGRDYYERALQVVELVAQMQHQTQEAQAQLQGHLKLSLPLSFGLQYLTPLMDEFAKRHPQLSVQMDFSDRQVDLVEEGFDLALRIGELKDSTIQARKIVPIHFVMCASPGYLERMGNPKNHEALKEHVALKYAQAGGGASGLGAWHLTAPSGEAVVLNLASKMQANNGSFLSDMAVAGHGILLSPTFIVADALRAGLLKPVLTDYKVASVEAYAVYPQNRFLAAKTRVFIEFLVEQLGGNPYWDKDLF; encoded by the coding sequence ATGGGGCTATTTGAAGAGTTTGAGGTGTTTATTCGTGTGGTCGAAGCCGGCGGTGTGGGTAAAGCCGCCGAGCAGATGAACTTGGCTAAATCGGTGGTGAGCCGCAGGTTGGCCGATTTGGAGGTGCGTGCCCAAACAAAGTTGATTCAACGCACCACCCGAAAATCGAGTTTAACCGAGGCAGGGCGTGATTATTATGAGCGTGCTTTGCAAGTAGTGGAGCTGGTGGCGCAAATGCAACATCAAACCCAAGAAGCCCAAGCGCAATTGCAAGGGCATTTAAAATTGTCGTTACCCCTATCGTTTGGTTTGCAATATTTAACGCCATTAATGGATGAGTTTGCCAAACGTCATCCTCAGTTAAGCGTGCAGATGGATTTTTCGGATCGTCAGGTTGATTTGGTGGAAGAGGGTTTTGACTTGGCATTGCGCATAGGCGAACTTAAGGATTCAACCATTCAAGCTCGCAAAATTGTTCCCATTCATTTTGTAATGTGCGCCAGTCCCGGGTATTTAGAGCGTATGGGCAATCCAAAAAATCATGAGGCGCTTAAAGAGCATGTCGCTTTAAAGTACGCTCAAGCCGGTGGCGGAGCTTCTGGTCTAGGAGCATGGCACTTAACAGCGCCGAGCGGTGAGGCGGTGGTGTTAAATTTAGCCTCTAAAATGCAGGCCAATAACGGCAGTTTTTTAAGTGATATGGCCGTGGCCGGTCATGGAATTTTACTTTCGCCTACGTTTATAGTGGCCGATGCTTTAAGAGCGGGTCTGCTTAAGCCGGTGCTCACGGATTATAAAGTGGCGTCTGTTGAAGCGTATGCAGTGTACCCTCAAAATCGGTTTTTGGCCGCCAAAACTCGGGTGTTTATCGAGTTCTTGGTTGAGCAATTGGGCGGTAATCCTTATTGGGATAAGGACTTGTTTTAG
- a CDS encoding response regulator, whose product MPNPPKILILDDSQVIRSLLKMTLESQGLSVDAAEDLAQASQFAQQGIYNLIIADYMLAAGHDAQTGLDFIKHTKNLTHHANTPVIMLSAENGVQVKIDAKNLGVQAWIKKPFTPKSLLDVVHKILEQNAPQSH is encoded by the coding sequence ATGCCCAACCCCCCTAAAATTCTGATTTTAGATGACTCCCAAGTCATTCGTTCTCTGCTTAAAATGACACTAGAAAGCCAGGGGTTAAGCGTCGATGCTGCCGAAGATTTAGCGCAAGCTTCGCAATTTGCTCAACAAGGTATTTACAATTTAATTATTGCCGACTACATGCTCGCTGCAGGCCATGATGCCCAAACGGGTTTAGACTTTATTAAACACACTAAAAACTTAACGCACCACGCCAACACCCCGGTGATTATGCTCAGTGCCGAAAATGGTGTGCAAGTAAAAATTGACGCCAAAAATTTAGGCGTTCAAGCGTGGATTAAAAAGCCCTTCACCCCCAAAAGCCTGCTGGACGTTGTGCATAAAATACTTGAACAAAACGCACCGCAATCGCATTAA
- a CDS encoding class I SAM-dependent methyltransferase — protein sequence MIIAINDQHHPKWAHALQATLNLPLCSHLAQPADMVLDWLNPDKDNATLHLALLPPDSGAVSVDFLAGKKAHRRQFGGGKGQPLARAMGNLATGLPNIIDATAGMGGDSFVLASLGFNVHMIERSPIVAALLNDALTRAKQQLTNAGQTTHHIPTSDLDGLCAILNRLSLTNIDATDYLNSLKNDLINDSHTTQNRVDVVYLDPMYPEKKKVAATKKDMKALQTLVGPDLDSEQLLSAALRIAQYRVVVKRPKNAPALKCDWPISPLKTTNILPTAHISSPNTRYDIYSIKALKLNHS from the coding sequence ATGATTATTGCCATCAACGACCAGCACCACCCAAAATGGGCGCACGCCTTACAAGCAACCTTAAACCTTCCATTGTGCTCACACCTAGCACAGCCTGCCGACATGGTGCTGGATTGGCTTAACCCTGATAAAGACAATGCCACATTGCATTTAGCCCTTTTACCACCCGACAGCGGTGCGGTTTCGGTTGACTTTTTAGCCGGTAAAAAAGCCCATCGCCGCCAGTTTGGCGGCGGCAAAGGCCAACCGTTAGCCCGCGCCATGGGAAACTTAGCCACGGGTCTGCCCAATATTATCGATGCAACCGCGGGCATGGGCGGCGACAGTTTTGTTTTGGCATCGCTTGGATTTAACGTCCACATGATTGAGCGCTCGCCCATCGTCGCGGCCTTGCTTAACGACGCGTTAACCCGCGCCAAACAACAGCTTACCAATGCAGGGCAAACCACACATCACATCCCAACGAGCGATTTGGACGGGTTATGCGCTATTTTAAACCGCCTAAGCCTAACCAACATAGATGCCACCGACTATTTAAACAGCTTAAAAAACGATTTGATAAACGATTCACACACCACACAAAATCGCGTTGACGTGGTGTACCTTGACCCTATGTATCCCGAAAAGAAAAAAGTCGCCGCCACTAAAAAAGATATGAAAGCCCTGCAAACCCTTGTTGGCCCGGACTTAGACAGCGAACAATTACTCAGTGCAGCTCTGCGGATTGCCCAATATCGCGTAGTCGTTAAACGACCCAAAAATGCCCCTGCACTCAAGTGTGATTGGCCAATAAGCCCCCTAAAAACAACCAACATACTCCCAACCGCCCATATCAGCAGCCCCAACACACGCTACGATATTTACTCTATAAAAGCCTTAAAACTAAACCATTCTTGA
- a CDS encoding D-alanyl-D-alanine carboxypeptidase, giving the protein MLKRVVKNIRVTAWFVACLSSLSLSGYAQGVWAEQPHWQTFKQLQHAGLLFTDEKGRVLQAQAANRAFIPASTTKLVTAYLALQHWGAQHRFKTEFYLQGNTLWIKGYGDPYLVSEELAHMANQLAVKLRALGVVKLNGLHLDTDYYSPGLVMPGISNTDNPYDAIPSVLAANFNTINIQKKAGQLSSAEPQTPLTQSGLQVAKTIARFKEGGGTRQRVNLGKDPRLAERYFAEQLAFF; this is encoded by the coding sequence GTGTTAAAAAGAGTGGTTAAAAACATAAGAGTTACAGCGTGGTTTGTGGCGTGTCTAAGTTCGCTGTCTTTGAGTGGCTATGCGCAGGGTGTGTGGGCGGAGCAGCCGCATTGGCAGACGTTTAAGCAGTTGCAACACGCCGGCTTGCTGTTTACCGATGAAAAAGGCCGCGTCTTGCAGGCTCAGGCGGCGAATCGAGCCTTTATTCCGGCGTCCACCACCAAGTTGGTCACGGCTTATTTGGCGCTACAACATTGGGGTGCCCAACATCGTTTTAAAACCGAATTTTATCTGCAGGGTAATACGCTGTGGATAAAAGGCTATGGAGATCCTTATTTAGTGTCCGAAGAGCTGGCACACATGGCCAATCAACTTGCCGTGAAGTTGCGTGCTTTGGGTGTGGTAAAACTCAATGGGCTGCATTTAGACACCGATTATTATTCACCAGGCCTGGTCATGCCGGGTATTAGTAATACCGACAATCCTTACGATGCCATTCCATCGGTTTTAGCCGCTAATTTTAATACCATAAACATTCAAAAAAAGGCGGGTCAATTGAGCTCGGCCGAGCCACAAACCCCGTTAACGCAAAGCGGTTTGCAGGTGGCCAAAACCATTGCACGCTTTAAAGAGGGGGGAGGAACGCGCCAGCGCGTTAACTTAGGCAAAGACCCACGGTTGGCCGAGCGTTATTTTGCCGAGCAGTTAGCGTTTTTTTAA
- a CDS encoding D-alanyl-D-alanine carboxypeptidase, translating to MQWKTLPYLDSIDRKDIKPVYAHYNSLTLAQIVQPMMHYSTNFIANQLALNLSVELAGAPASPQKIAQVYQQALRKQFGWQDFTIEEGAGLSRQNQLSPQQLIQLLNAFSPWRELLPEVVPNVYAKSGTLMGVNALAGYVKQANNQWWPFVFMINQPVTYAYRNQLAQELSQVK from the coding sequence GTGCAGTGGAAAACATTGCCTTATTTAGACTCTATAGACCGTAAAGACATTAAGCCTGTGTATGCGCATTACAACAGTTTAACGTTGGCGCAAATAGTCCAGCCGATGATGCACTATTCCACTAATTTTATCGCCAATCAACTGGCGTTAAATTTAAGCGTTGAGCTCGCCGGTGCACCCGCTAGCCCGCAAAAAATAGCGCAGGTTTATCAGCAAGCGTTGCGTAAACAATTTGGTTGGCAAGACTTTACCATTGAAGAAGGGGCGGGATTGTCGCGTCAAAATCAACTGTCGCCCCAGCAGTTGATACAACTGCTTAACGCATTTAGCCCGTGGCGAGAACTGTTGCCCGAAGTGGTGCCTAATGTGTACGCTAAGTCGGGTACATTAATGGGCGTGAACGCATTGGCGGGTTATGTTAAGCAGGCCAATAATCAATGGTGGCCGTTTGTGTTTATGATTAATCAACCCGTAACCTACGCCTATCGTAATCAATTGGCACAAGAGTTAAGTCAGGTTAAATAG
- the mraZ gene encoding division/cell wall cluster transcriptional repressor MraZ, whose amino-acid sequence MLFFRGINSVSIDIKGRMAIPKKYRDVIALSSHNQLVATIDLHSPCLLIYTLDEWEIIERKLMALPNVDPQARLYQRLLLGHASEMEIDSQGRILLPSLLREHAKIDKESILLGQGNKFELWSQEAWDVSRPEMIENAMTNQISDSLASLSL is encoded by the coding sequence ATGCTGTTTTTTAGAGGAATCAATTCAGTCAGTATCGATATTAAGGGACGCATGGCGATTCCTAAAAAGTATCGTGACGTGATAGCTCTAAGCAGCCACAACCAGTTGGTTGCCACTATTGATTTACACAGTCCTTGTTTATTAATTTACACATTAGACGAGTGGGAAATTATTGAACGCAAATTAATGGCGCTCCCCAATGTTGATCCACAAGCTCGTTTGTACCAACGATTGTTGTTAGGGCATGCGTCCGAGATGGAGATTGATTCACAAGGCCGAATCTTGTTGCCCAGCTTGCTAAGAGAACACGCCAAAATTGACAAAGAATCTATTCTGCTCGGACAAGGTAATAAGTTTGAGTTGTGGTCGCAAGAAGCTTGGGATGTTAGTCGTCCTGAAATGATTGAAAATGCAATGACCAATCAAATTTCGGATTCGCTGGCCAGCTTGAGTTTGTAA